The following proteins are encoded in a genomic region of Flammeovirga pectinis:
- a CDS encoding DUF4292 domain-containing protein yields the protein MRKFNNTIHFISTLTVLFLVGCQPKTVTTTDSNKSSSLDIHNLNYKYLSTKGKLEFDSPAKDMKLSVDTRIEKDTKMWMSMRVAKIEGLRVLATKDSVFALMKMDKEAYALSYDDVELLLGTRIDYDLLQSIFTGDLPSNFEDGKLKMDDDNFLLTLKGKGMESVALISRTSQKLEKIAVSLRKEKKIALIDYMDFKAVNEAPSQIAPYHSVVKIGTGTADNLQEATSVDISFSRIQLEEEAQKMPFKIPSKYKLKGRADLEMDLKK from the coding sequence ATGAGAAAGTTCAATAACACCATCCATTTTATTTCTACCCTTACTGTTTTATTTCTAGTAGGCTGCCAGCCTAAAACAGTTACTACTACGGATTCTAATAAAAGCTCTTCTTTAGATATCCACAATTTAAACTACAAGTACCTTTCTACTAAAGGGAAATTAGAATTCGATTCTCCTGCAAAAGACATGAAACTCTCTGTAGATACTCGAATTGAAAAAGATACAAAAATGTGGATGTCTATGCGTGTAGCAAAGATTGAAGGGTTGAGAGTGCTTGCTACAAAAGATAGTGTTTTTGCATTAATGAAAATGGATAAGGAAGCTTATGCTTTAAGTTATGATGATGTCGAATTACTTTTAGGGACAAGAATTGACTACGATTTATTACAATCTATTTTTACGGGTGATTTACCTTCTAATTTTGAAGATGGTAAATTAAAAATGGATGACGATAACTTTTTACTGACCTTAAAAGGTAAGGGAATGGAGTCTGTTGCATTAATTAGTAGAACATCTCAAAAGCTAGAAAAAATTGCGGTTTCTCTACGTAAGGAAAAGAAGATTGCTCTTATAGATTATATGGATTTTAAAGCAGTTAATGAAGCACCATCTCAAATTGCTCCTTATCATTCTGTAGTAAAAATAGGAACAGGAACGGCAGATAATTTACAAGAGGCAACTTCTGTAGATATTTCATTTTCTAGAATTCAACTTGAAGAAGAAGCACAGAAAATGCCATTTAAAATACCATCAAAATATAAATTGAAGGGCAGGGCTGATTTAGAAATGGATTTGAAAAAATAA
- the lpxB gene encoding lipid-A-disaccharide synthase, which yields MKYYLIAGEKSGDLHASNLMKEILVKDPDAEFRFWGGEEMQKVGGTMIHHYADISFMGFLEVAKNLVPIYRYLNECKKDILCWKPDVVILVDFSGFNLKIAKYVKPRGTKVFYYISPKVWAWNQNRAKRIRKVVDRMFVIMHFEKAFYKKFDYDVDYVGNPLFDAIKQFTPSPSFFTDNGIDPDKKIIAILPGSRFQEVSSIMNTMLTIIPKYSSEYQFIIAGVENLPSTLYDEAKALGVKVIFNQTYDLLTHATSAVVTSGTATLETALFDVPQVVCYRTSTVTYGIVKALIKVKFISLVNLIADKEVVRELIQKDFTTEKLEEELEYTLTTKREKILSDYAEMKAKIDTEGTSKKAASLMYKYLTEGVPEQKF from the coding sequence ATGAAATACTATTTAATAGCAGGAGAGAAATCAGGCGATTTACATGCTTCAAATTTAATGAAGGAGATTCTTGTAAAAGACCCTGATGCTGAATTTCGTTTTTGGGGAGGAGAAGAAATGCAAAAAGTTGGCGGAACAATGATTCATCATTATGCTGACATCTCGTTCATGGGTTTTTTAGAGGTAGCAAAGAACTTAGTTCCTATTTACCGTTACTTAAACGAGTGTAAGAAAGATATCTTATGCTGGAAACCTGATGTTGTTATTTTGGTTGATTTCTCTGGGTTTAATCTCAAAATTGCAAAATATGTAAAACCAAGAGGTACAAAAGTCTTCTATTACATATCGCCTAAAGTTTGGGCTTGGAACCAGAACAGAGCCAAAAGAATTAGAAAAGTAGTGGATAGAATGTTCGTAATCATGCACTTTGAAAAGGCATTCTATAAAAAGTTTGATTATGATGTAGACTATGTGGGTAATCCTTTGTTTGATGCTATTAAACAGTTTACTCCTTCTCCATCTTTCTTTACTGATAATGGCATCGACCCTGATAAAAAAATCATTGCTATCTTACCAGGTAGTAGATTTCAGGAAGTAAGTTCTATTATGAATACAATGCTTACTATCATTCCAAAATACAGTAGTGAATATCAATTTATTATTGCTGGGGTTGAGAACTTACCGTCTACATTATACGACGAAGCTAAAGCGCTCGGTGTAAAAGTAATCTTTAATCAGACTTATGATTTACTAACTCATGCTACATCTGCAGTAGTTACCTCTGGTACAGCAACATTAGAAACTGCACTTTTTGATGTACCTCAGGTTGTATGTTATAGAACAAGTACCGTAACTTATGGTATTGTTAAAGCCTTAATTAAAGTAAAATTTATCTCATTAGTAAACCTAATTGCAGATAAAGAAGTGGTGAGAGAACTTATCCAGAAAGATTTCACTACAGAAAAATTAGAAGAAGAGTTGGAGTATACTTTAACTACTAAAAGAGAAAAAATACTTTCTGATTATGCAGAGATGAAAGCAAAAATAGATACTGAAGGAACTTCTAAAAAAGCAGCCTCTCTTATGTATAAATACCTTACAGAAGGAGTACCTGAACAGAAATTCTAA